A region of the Curvibacter sp. AEP1-3 genome:
ATTGACGGTGACTTGTTGGACGAGACTGAGCGCGCATCGGTGGACCAAGCCATGCTCCATTTGACGCAAACCATTGCAGCGACAGAACCTGCCGTCATTGAAGCGGCAGTGAAAGCCCTTGCCGATGTGACGGAGCCTTTTGCGGCCATGCGCATGAATCGCGGGATTACCAAAGCGTTGGCTGGCAAAAACATCGAATCCATCTGAACGAATTGACCCCTATGCCTATCATCAAGATCCTTCCACACCCAGAGTACTGCCCGGACGGCGCGGAAGTGAAAGCCGCACCAGGCACTTCCATTTGTGAAGCGCTGCTGGAAAACGGTATCGCTATCGAGCATGCCTGCGACATGAGCTGTGCCTGTACGACCTGCCATGTCATCGTGCGCGAGGGCTTGGGCTCTTTGAATGAAGCCGAAGAGACAGAAGAAGATCTGCTGGACCGGGCATGGGGCTTGGAGCCCCAATCCCGTCTGAGCTGCCAGGCTTATCTGGCGCAGCAGGATCTGGTGGTGCAGATTCCCAAGTACTCGATCAATCACGCCAAAGAGAACCACTGAGGCCAGCCATGCGCCAAATTGTTCTGGACACGGAAACCACGGGTTTTTACGCAAACCATCCGGACAGCCCGGATCGCATGGTGGAAATTGGCTGCGTGGAATTGGTCAACCGCAAGCTGACTGGCAACAACCTCCATTTCTACTTGAACCCGGGGCGGGATAGTGACGAGGGAGCGCTGCGTGTCCACGGTTTGACCACACAGTTTCTGAGCGACAAGCCGCGTTTTGAAGAGATTGCACAGCAACTGGTGGACTACGTTGCCGGCGCTGAAATCATCATTCACAACGCGCCTTTTGACTTGTCATTTCTTGACATGGAACTGGGGCGCACCGGCCGTAAACCCTTCAAGACTTGCGTAGCAGGCGTGCTGGACACCTTGGTCATGGCCAAGGAAATGTTTCCCGGCAAACGCAACAGCCTGGATGCCTTGTGCGACCGCCTGGAAGTCGACAACTCCGGCCGCACATTGCACGGCGCTTTGCTGGATGCCGAGTTGCTGGCGGATGTTTACATCAACATGACGCGCGGGCAGGATGCCCTGCTCATGGAGAGCAGTGCGCCTCAGGAAGCCGGCATTGTGGTCGAGCAGCTCGACTTGCGCAGTATCCAACTCCCGGTGCTCGAAGCCAATGCGCAGGAAATGGCTGCGCACGAGGATGTCCTCAGTCAGCTCGACAAATCCAGTGGAGGAAAAACCGTCTGGAAGCTGATGGCCTGAAAATTTGGTATATAATTTGAGGCTTCCTTGATACGGAAACAAAGTTTCAAGGGCGATTAGCTCAGGGGTAGAGCACTGCATTCACACTGCAGGGGTCACATGTTCGATCCATGTATCGCCCACCAATAAAAAGCCTTCTAAGTTCTGCTTAGAAGGCTTTTTTCTTTGCTCTTTCACGTCTGCCTGATGCTGTGCCGGGTCGCCGGCAGAACATTACTTCAGCCGGGCGCATTGGGTGACGGCTGGGTAAGGTAGTGCAATGCCAGTTTGTCCTCCCGGCTGGGGTTTTTGAAGGCCATACCCGCGATGTAGCTTTCAAGCCCAGGTGGGCGGCTGTGGTGGCATACCGTCGCGCTGATCTCGAGTGACAAAGGCGCGCCATCGATACGACCTTCCAAACTGAGGCTGAGGGCTGCTCCAACGGCGCCCAGTGGTGTCGCACAGCGAACCATGGCGCCTTGCGGGCTGAGGTCCACCAGGATTACGTCACGTTTGTCATCCGATCCTTCCAACTGCACGCGGGCTGGCCAGGACACTTTGGTGCGCATGGATTGGCGGACCTGTTTGGCATCGACCAGTGCCGGGTAGGCCAGCAGGGCATACGCGAAAGGCTTCTCGAAAGTCTGCAGCACTTTGCTGATGAAGGAAAACTCGTGCTGGCCGGTAAAGCCCCGAACGACACACACGTCACCCTGCGTCATTTCGGTTTGGGTCGCGTCCGAGCTTGCGGGGCCCACCATTACTCCCTTGCCTTCGATCGCTCCGAAAAACTGGGCTTCAATTTTGGTGGCACCTTCTGCGAGACGCCGGG
Encoded here:
- the fdx gene encoding ISC system 2Fe-2S type ferredoxin; protein product: MPIIKILPHPEYCPDGAEVKAAPGTSICEALLENGIAIEHACDMSCACTTCHVIVREGLGSLNEAEETEEDLLDRAWGLEPQSRLSCQAYLAQQDLVVQIPKYSINHAKENH
- a CDS encoding PilZ domain-containing protein, which translates into the protein MTNTHDDAAHPADAVLRLPLKALGLRSGMALQTRRLAEGATKIEAQFFGAIEGKGVMVGPASSDATQTEMTQGDVCVVRGFTGQHEFSFISKVLQTFEKPFAYALLAYPALVDAKQVRQSMRTKVSWPARVQLEGSDDKRDVILVDLSPQGAMVRCATPLGAVGAALSLSLEGRIDGAPLSLEISATVCHHSRPPGLESYIAGMAFKNPSREDKLALHYLTQPSPNAPG
- the dnaQ gene encoding DNA polymerase III subunit epsilon; amino-acid sequence: MRQIVLDTETTGFYANHPDSPDRMVEIGCVELVNRKLTGNNLHFYLNPGRDSDEGALRVHGLTTQFLSDKPRFEEIAQQLVDYVAGAEIIIHNAPFDLSFLDMELGRTGRKPFKTCVAGVLDTLVMAKEMFPGKRNSLDALCDRLEVDNSGRTLHGALLDAELLADVYINMTRGQDALLMESSAPQEAGIVVEQLDLRSIQLPVLEANAQEMAAHEDVLSQLDKSSGGKTVWKLMA